From the genome of archaeon BMS3Bbin15:
ATCGACCTTCAAACTGCGAGAATTGATGAAACCAATAAGAGAATAGACAATGTCAGAGAGGAACTTTCTGAGAAAATCGACCTTCAAACTGCGAGAATCGATATGACCAACAGGAGGATAGATGATTTATCTGGTAGAATAGACAATCTTTCTGAAACTGTTGCTCAGTTCAGAGAGGATTTTGCAGAATTCAAAGCCAGAGAGAAGATTATTGAAGACATTCTCAAGAGAGTTGGAAGGCTTGAGAGTAAGGTTATTGCATAAGGTATAAGATTAAAAGAGACGAGACTTTGCCCTCTTCTACAGAAAACTTTTTTTATATATATTAATTTATGGATGGAAAAAGCTATGCAAAAAGAGGAGGTTCTTAAGCTTCTGGAAAGCCTGAGCAGGAAAGATGCCAGCTATAGCTCTGGAAGAGTTCTCAGCTCCATGTGCACCTCACCTCATCCTATTGCCACAGAGGTTTTTCTTAAGTTTATTGAG
Proteins encoded in this window:
- the smc_4 gene encoding chromosome partition protein Smc; protein product: MKDNLIDAIKEALLPEIRELKQITIKIESRMEEMSLRIGDTNTQIIELRKEMRETNRRIDNVREELTEKIDLQTARIDETNKRIDNVREELSEKIDLQTARIDMTNRRIDDLSGRIDNLSETVAQFREDFAEFKAREKIIEDILKRVGRLESKVIA